Proteins from one Listeria innocua genomic window:
- the mdrT gene encoding cholic acid efflux MFS transporter MdrT, whose translation MNSTAVERPVDVNGKSYSRSLLVVTMIIGAFVAILNQTLLATALPMIMDDLHITAATGQWLTTAFLLTNGIMIPITALLIEKISSKTLFITAMTVFTIGTIISSVAGSFPILLTGRIVQAAGAGIMMPLLQTIFLLIFPREKRGAAMGLMGLVIAFAPAIGPTLSGWIVDSYDWRVLFIILIPIAVIDIILAFFGMKKVVKLTDTKIDFLSIVMSSIGFGALLYGFSSAGNDGWGDATVITTLIIGVVVIALFVWRQLVIENPMLELHVFKYPVFSLSVILGSIVTMAMIGAEIVLPLYIQTIRGESALQSGLLLLPGAIIMGIMSPITGIIFDKIGAKWLTITGVTILTIGTIPFMFLTMDTPLWYIVVFYAVRFFGISMAMMPVSTAGMNALPNHLINHGSAVNNTIRQIAGSIGTAVLITVLTNVTKDNMPGKALMATDPASFAQKAQDASLDGMRAAFMVAAIFAALGMILSLFLKNKKQEPIVKEYTK comes from the coding sequence TTGAATAGTACAGCAGTAGAACGGCCCGTTGATGTTAATGGGAAATCTTATAGTAGAAGTTTATTAGTAGTAACAATGATTATTGGGGCATTTGTAGCGATTTTAAATCAGACGTTACTAGCAACGGCGCTTCCAATGATTATGGATGATTTGCATATTACAGCAGCAACAGGGCAATGGTTAACAACAGCTTTCTTGCTGACAAATGGGATTATGATTCCGATTACAGCACTTTTAATTGAAAAAATTAGTTCAAAAACGTTATTTATTACGGCGATGACTGTATTTACAATTGGTACAATTATTTCGTCTGTGGCGGGTTCATTCCCGATTTTACTTACTGGTCGTATTGTTCAAGCGGCTGGTGCGGGTATTATGATGCCTTTACTTCAAACGATATTCTTGCTGATTTTCCCTCGTGAAAAACGTGGGGCAGCGATGGGGCTGATGGGACTCGTTATTGCGTTTGCTCCAGCGATTGGTCCAACATTATCAGGTTGGATTGTGGATTCATATGATTGGAGAGTATTATTTATTATTTTAATTCCAATTGCGGTTATTGATATTATTTTAGCCTTTTTTGGAATGAAAAAAGTAGTGAAGTTAACTGATACAAAAATTGATTTTCTTTCCATCGTGATGTCTTCAATTGGTTTTGGGGCGTTACTTTACGGATTTAGTTCAGCTGGTAATGATGGTTGGGGAGACGCGACTGTTATTACGACATTAATCATTGGTGTCGTTGTTATTGCGTTATTTGTATGGCGCCAACTTGTTATTGAAAATCCAATGCTTGAACTGCATGTGTTTAAATATCCAGTATTTTCATTGTCTGTTATTCTTGGTTCAATTGTAACGATGGCAATGATTGGTGCGGAGATTGTATTACCACTTTATATTCAAACGATTCGCGGGGAGTCTGCGCTTCAATCTGGGCTACTATTACTTCCAGGTGCGATTATTATGGGTATAATGAGTCCAATTACAGGGATTATTTTTGATAAAATTGGAGCGAAATGGTTAACGATTACCGGGGTTACAATTTTGACTATCGGTACGATACCATTTATGTTTTTAACAATGGATACGCCGCTTTGGTATATTGTTGTGTTTTATGCCGTGAGATTCTTCGGGATTTCGATGGCGATGATGCCAGTTTCGACTGCTGGGATGAATGCACTTCCTAACCACTTAATTAACCATGGTTCAGCGGTAAATAATACAATTCGTCAAATTGCTGGTTCGATTGGGACTGCGGTACTGATCACTGTGCTAACGAATGTGACGAAAGATAATATGCCGGGTAAAGCGCTTATGGCGACTGATCCAGCTAGTTTTGCTCAAAAAGCACAAGATGCTAGTCTGGACGGAATGCGCGCGGCGTTTATGGTTGCAGCAATCTTTGCGGCTTTAGGGATGATCTTAAGTTTATTCCTTAAAAATAAAAAACAAGAGCCAATCGTCAAAGAATACACCAAATAA
- a CDS encoding aldo/keto reductase yields MKTVKLNNGIEVPILGFGTYQITDAGEAEQAVKEAIAAGYRHIDTAQSYMNEEAVGRGIAASGVDRKELFITTKIWVENVSYKGVMSSFDRSLKRLGLDYIDLLLIHQPYNDVYGAWMAMEELQAQGKIKAIGVSNFGVDRVVDLAAFNDTTPQVNQIEINPFQQQTKNIEALRKEGVAVEAWAPFAEGKNDIFTNPILTKIAEKYGKSVAQVILRWLIEQDIIVLAKSVKPERMAQNLAVFDFELSEEDKSAIATLNQGESQFFSHADPEMVKWMASRKINI; encoded by the coding sequence ATGAAAACAGTGAAATTAAATAATGGTATAGAAGTACCTATTCTTGGTTTTGGAACGTACCAAATTACCGATGCTGGTGAAGCGGAACAAGCAGTCAAAGAGGCGATTGCTGCTGGGTATCGTCATATTGATACTGCGCAAAGTTATATGAATGAAGAAGCGGTAGGACGCGGGATAGCCGCATCTGGTGTGGATCGCAAAGAGTTATTTATCACAACAAAGATTTGGGTGGAAAATGTTAGTTATAAAGGAGTCATGAGTTCGTTTGATCGCTCATTAAAACGTCTTGGGCTAGACTATATTGACTTATTACTAATTCACCAACCATATAATGATGTGTACGGCGCTTGGATGGCGATGGAAGAACTACAAGCTCAAGGTAAAATTAAAGCTATTGGTGTATCGAATTTTGGTGTAGACCGAGTAGTTGATTTAGCTGCCTTCAATGATACAACACCCCAAGTTAATCAAATCGAAATCAACCCTTTCCAACAACAAACAAAGAATATTGAAGCATTACGAAAAGAAGGCGTGGCTGTTGAAGCGTGGGCTCCTTTTGCGGAAGGGAAAAATGATATTTTCACCAATCCGATTTTGACTAAAATTGCCGAAAAATACGGGAAATCAGTAGCACAAGTGATTTTACGTTGGTTAATAGAGCAGGATATTATTGTTTTAGCTAAGTCTGTAAAACCTGAACGAATGGCGCAAAATTTAGCTGTATTTGATTTTGAACTGTCCGAAGAAGATAAGAGTGCGATTGCGACCCTTAATCAAGGCGAAAGTCAATTTTTCTCTCACGCAGATCCAGAAATGGTTAAATGGATGGCGAGTCGCAAAATAAATATTTAA
- a CDS encoding GW domain-containing glycosaminoglycan-binding protein, producing MERNFIKPGIILLIVAFLVVSLNVGAETGNSRVAQNSLTSSQQTFIDEILPAAEDGYRDGKLLTSVTLAQAILESNWGKSGLSKNSNNLFGIKGQYEGKSVSMGTMEASGATTADFRVYPSWKESIEDHTNLITQNARYQGAVGETDYRKALQAIKDGGYATAPDYVSKLVAIIERYNLDQYDVVYDKIEYQNKIAAIGTVNANKEQETIWSAPFNTTNSEEVGTLANYTNRNLEISWEAKTEKGLWYFLRENNKDIGWVNSSALTLSYHQNNDENVDTTKYVDDLNAHIYRLPSPEQQFDNGTIAKYDRKALHADKKITRDGYAWFRLSESSKVIGWVRSDKLNDRLYDRITEQNSFDGYATVSKSATDNVWSAPFNTKNAEKLAPLSDYDTQKLELVTRAKVGNTLWYEFKIDGEVVGWVSEKDVNIIYTPEAEKPITQVSYLKNPAAMLYNKPVEATSAETKAVGFYYGKLLIVDKEATIQDEQWVHIKENNNSLGWIKATDIQS from the coding sequence TTGGAGAGAAATTTTATAAAACCAGGGATTATCTTGCTCATTGTGGCATTTTTAGTAGTTTCTTTAAATGTTGGAGCAGAAACGGGAAATTCAAGAGTTGCTCAAAATTCATTAACTTCTTCGCAACAAACATTTATCGATGAGATTTTACCTGCTGCAGAAGACGGTTACCGAGATGGCAAGCTTTTGACTAGTGTAACTCTTGCTCAAGCTATTTTAGAATCTAACTGGGGTAAAAGTGGTTTAAGCAAGAATTCTAATAACTTATTTGGAATTAAAGGTCAGTATGAAGGTAAATCTGTTTCTATGGGGACGATGGAAGCTTCCGGGGCAACTACGGCTGATTTCCGCGTTTATCCTAGCTGGAAAGAATCAATTGAAGACCATACGAACTTAATTACGCAAAATGCACGCTATCAAGGTGCTGTAGGTGAAACTGATTATCGTAAAGCCTTGCAAGCGATAAAAGATGGCGGTTACGCTACCGCACCCGATTATGTTTCTAAATTAGTCGCTATTATTGAACGTTACAATCTGGATCAATACGATGTTGTTTATGATAAAATTGAATACCAAAATAAAATCGCTGCTATAGGTACAGTCAATGCAAATAAAGAACAAGAAACTATTTGGTCTGCACCATTTAATACTACTAATTCTGAGGAAGTCGGCACATTAGCGAACTATACAAATCGCAATTTAGAAATTTCTTGGGAAGCGAAAACAGAAAAAGGTTTGTGGTATTTTTTACGTGAAAACAATAAAGACATTGGTTGGGTAAATAGCTCGGCGCTTACTTTGAGTTATCATCAAAATAACGACGAAAATGTTGATACAACAAAATATGTAGATGACTTAAATGCTCATATTTATCGCTTACCTAGTCCGGAACAGCAGTTTGACAATGGTACGATTGCAAAATATGACCGAAAAGCACTTCACGCTGATAAGAAAATAACACGTGATGGTTATGCATGGTTCCGTCTTTCAGAAAGTAGTAAAGTAATCGGCTGGGTTCGCTCAGACAAATTGAACGACCGCTTATATGATCGTATCACGGAACAAAATAGCTTTGATGGCTACGCGACTGTAAGTAAGTCGGCAACAGATAATGTCTGGAGCGCCCCTTTTAATACAAAAAATGCGGAGAAACTTGCCCCGCTTAGTGACTATGACACTCAAAAACTAGAATTAGTTACACGCGCCAAAGTCGGAAACACGCTATGGTACGAATTTAAAATAGACGGCGAAGTAGTTGGTTGGGTTAGTGAAAAAGATGTAAATATCATTTATACTCCTGAAGCTGAAAAACCAATAACTCAAGTCTCCTATTTAAAAAATCCCGCAGCAATGCTTTACAACAAACCAGTCGAAGCAACGAGCGCTGAAACAAAAGCAGTCGGTTTCTATTATGGTAAATTGCTGATAGTAGATAAAGAAGCGACGATTCAAGACGAACAGTGGGTGCATATTAAAGAAAATAATAACTCCCTCGGTTGGATTAAAGCAACAGATATTCAAAGTTAA
- a CDS encoding SAM hydrolase/SAM-dependent halogenase family protein: protein MTKQLLVLQSDFGISDGAVSAMYGVINSVSSDLQIYDLTHQIPQFNIWEASYRLLQTVPYWPEATIFVSIVDPGVGSKRRSVVVLTEDGHYIITPDNGTLTHIAHYGTIKAVRLIDEEKNRLPRSGASHTFHGRDIFAYTAARLAAGVISFEDIGPEATPESIVSLSLSDSYLEDEQAYGTIDIIDRPFGNLWTNIRRTDFLKLGAKYGDSIEVLIKHHDRVVYKNFVTYSRSFADLRIGEALIYVNSLDNLGLGINQGSFVDAYSVGTGTSWKVSLKKI, encoded by the coding sequence TTGACAAAACAGCTACTTGTTTTACAATCTGATTTTGGTATTAGTGATGGTGCAGTTAGTGCTATGTATGGTGTGATTAATAGTGTTAGTAGTGATTTACAAATATACGATTTAACGCATCAAATTCCTCAATTTAATATTTGGGAAGCTTCTTATCGTCTTTTACAAACTGTTCCTTACTGGCCTGAAGCTACGATTTTTGTATCTATTGTCGACCCAGGTGTTGGTTCGAAACGTCGTAGTGTAGTTGTTTTAACAGAGGATGGTCATTATATTATTACACCAGATAACGGAACTTTAACACATATTGCCCATTATGGAACGATTAAAGCGGTTCGTCTGATTGATGAAGAGAAAAATCGCCTTCCAAGGTCAGGTGCTTCTCATACATTCCACGGTAGAGATATTTTTGCCTATACTGCGGCGAGACTTGCTGCTGGTGTGATTAGTTTTGAAGATATTGGTCCTGAAGCCACACCTGAGTCCATTGTTTCGTTAAGCCTAAGTGACTCTTATTTAGAAGATGAACAGGCTTATGGAACAATTGATATAATCGACCGCCCATTTGGCAACCTTTGGACAAATATTCGCCGGACTGATTTCCTGAAACTAGGCGCAAAATACGGCGATTCCATCGAAGTTCTAATCAAACACCACGACCGCGTAGTTTATAAAAATTTCGTTACCTACAGCCGCTCATTCGCAGACTTACGCATTGGTGAAGCACTCATCTATGTAAACTCACTTGATAATCTTGGGCTCGGCATCAATCAAGGTTCTTTCGTAGACGCATATTCGGTAGGAACAGGCACCAGCTGGAAAGTTTCTCTTAAAAAAATATAA
- a CDS encoding Mrp/NBP35 family ATP-binding protein, with product MLNEQQITRLLYRLQDPVLEASLEETEGILEVQVLGESANIKIALADPAIETDHFVHNIEELLTQFGVNEINIELEYLPAAVIDRIFQARDNILSETSQTKFLAIASGKGGVGKSTVAANLAIALAQQGKKVGLLDADIYGFSIPVLLGTTESPRKENGQIIPVETNGIQMISMDFFVESGEPVIWRGPMLGKMIKMFLEEVRWGKLDYLLIDLPPGTGDVALDIHTLIPKCNEIIVTTPHFAAASVASRAGYMASKNNHNIIGVIENMSYLKLEDGQTLKIFGQGGGEKVAADLETQLLIQLPIEQPDFNGNGYTSAIYGESSEAGKAYKTLAEKIIPYLL from the coding sequence ATGTTAAACGAACAACAAATTACTAGATTATTATATCGACTGCAAGATCCTGTTTTGGAAGCTAGTTTGGAAGAAACAGAAGGTATTTTAGAAGTGCAGGTCCTTGGAGAAAGCGCAAATATTAAAATTGCCTTAGCGGATCCAGCGATAGAAACAGATCATTTTGTTCATAATATAGAAGAACTTCTAACGCAATTCGGTGTAAATGAAATCAATATTGAACTTGAATACTTACCGGCTGCAGTAATTGACCGCATTTTTCAAGCAAGAGATAACATCCTTTCAGAAACTAGCCAAACTAAATTTTTAGCAATAGCAAGTGGCAAGGGAGGCGTTGGGAAATCGACTGTCGCAGCAAACCTAGCGATAGCCTTAGCTCAACAGGGTAAAAAAGTAGGCTTACTTGATGCGGATATATATGGTTTCAGTATCCCAGTATTACTCGGAACAACAGAATCCCCGCGTAAAGAAAATGGACAAATTATCCCTGTAGAAACAAACGGTATCCAAATGATCTCGATGGATTTCTTTGTAGAGTCTGGCGAACCAGTTATTTGGCGTGGCCCGATGCTAGGAAAAATGATAAAGATGTTTTTAGAAGAAGTGAGATGGGGAAAATTAGATTACTTGCTAATTGACTTGCCACCTGGAACTGGGGATGTCGCTCTAGATATTCACACCTTAATTCCAAAATGCAATGAAATTATCGTTACAACGCCACATTTCGCAGCGGCATCAGTTGCATCACGTGCGGGATATATGGCTTCGAAAAATAACCATAACATTATTGGTGTAATTGAAAATATGTCCTACCTAAAACTTGAAGATGGACAAACCTTAAAAATATTTGGACAAGGTGGCGGAGAAAAAGTTGCTGCTGACCTAGAAACACAACTTTTAATTCAATTGCCAATCGAACAACCAGATTTCAATGGAAATGGCTATACATCAGCTATCTATGGCGAGTCTAGTGAAGCAGGAAAAGCCTATAAAACTCTAGCAGAGAAAATAATTCCATATTTATTATAA
- a CDS encoding DUF1641 domain-containing protein: MAEPISTIRDTKKTPEEQEQERLAQMKTDIAEEDSGFIEIVETVKLLQESGALEALNSAIKARGDITKTFLNEWRKEPMTNAINNMMISSKLLTDTKPEQTEEMISNLKDAAKKAEESAKNDEIMGMLAIMKALKDPDINRALRYGMTFLKEVGKTLK, translated from the coding sequence ATGGCAGAACCAATTTCAACGATTCGTGATACAAAAAAGACCCCAGAAGAACAGGAGCAAGAACGTTTAGCGCAAATGAAAACGGACATTGCTGAAGAAGATTCTGGTTTTATCGAAATAGTAGAAACGGTAAAATTATTGCAAGAATCTGGAGCGCTAGAAGCTTTAAATAGCGCGATTAAGGCACGGGGGGATATTACGAAAACATTTTTAAATGAATGGCGTAAAGAACCAATGACAAATGCGATAAATAATATGATGATTTCAAGTAAACTGCTAACCGATACAAAACCAGAGCAAACCGAGGAAATGATTTCAAATTTAAAGGATGCAGCGAAAAAAGCTGAAGAAAGTGCAAAAAACGACGAAATCATGGGTATGTTAGCGATTATGAAGGCGCTGAAAGACCCAGATATTAACCGCGCGCTCCGTTACGGCATGACTTTTTTGAAAGAAGTAGGGAAAACATTAAAATAA
- the brtA gene encoding bile-regulated transcriptional regulator BrtA: MKEKKQRIIKSAKEVFQKQGYLKTSVQDMVDAAGISKGTFYNYFTSKEELAIVIFKQEYSVLHQRLEYTMALDGTKKDNFTECLKIIIHFYTENGEILNITFSQTMIDDDFNAFLQNVRLKNMEWVKNQLLEVYGKETEPYINDITMLLSGMAAMYVFASGSKNVDSGLIERAIPYVVRRLDALVKDILESGEIIFTEADTENLVPDQTMIRKKRLAKLREALEELNVGIENADIADSDKWQYKESMNALVGEINNNEAPRDFMVQGTLLYLKQHVPATLTKEVNKLEACVNGLL, from the coding sequence TTGAAGGAGAAGAAGCAGCGGATTATTAAGTCAGCTAAAGAGGTGTTTCAAAAGCAAGGGTACTTGAAGACTTCTGTACAAGATATGGTGGATGCGGCTGGGATTTCTAAGGGGACTTTCTATAATTATTTTACTTCGAAAGAGGAGCTGGCCATTGTCATCTTTAAGCAGGAGTATTCTGTATTGCATCAGCGTTTGGAATATACGATGGCGCTAGATGGGACGAAGAAAGATAATTTTACGGAATGCTTGAAAATTATTATTCATTTTTATACGGAAAATGGGGAGATATTGAATATTACTTTTTCGCAGACGATGATTGATGATGACTTTAATGCGTTCTTGCAGAATGTTCGGCTTAAGAATATGGAATGGGTTAAAAATCAGCTTTTAGAGGTTTATGGAAAGGAAACGGAGCCTTATATTAACGATATTACGATGCTCTTGAGTGGGATGGCGGCGATGTATGTCTTTGCGAGCGGTAGTAAAAATGTTGACTCTGGTTTAATTGAAAGAGCCATTCCGTATGTTGTGAGAAGGCTAGATGCGCTTGTTAAAGATATATTGGAAAGCGGAGAAATTATTTTTACTGAGGCTGATACAGAGAACTTGGTGCCAGATCAAACGATGATCAGGAAGAAGCGTCTTGCTAAGTTACGAGAAGCGCTTGAGGAGCTTAATGTAGGAATTGAGAATGCGGATATTGCTGATTCGGATAAGTGGCAGTATAAAGAATCGATGAATGCACTTGTTGGCGAGATTAATAATAATGAAGCGCCGAGAGATTTCATGGTTCAAGGCACGCTTTTATATCTTAAACAGCATGTACCGGCTACTTTAACCAAAGAAGTGAATAAATTAGAAGCGTGCGTGAACGGGCTTTTATAA
- the fdhF gene encoding formate dehydrogenase subunit alpha, giving the protein MGAKVSVRINGEARDVVEGTRILDYLNAEGIQHPHICYSEQIGPIQSCDTCMCEVDGELMRACSTNLTDGMEIKTNSELAKDAQLEAMDRILENHLLYCTVCDNNNGNCKVHNTTELLGVEKQDRPYREKGYLNDFSHPFYRYDPDQCILCGRCVEACQQVQVNETLSIDWERSQPRVIWDDDRPANLSSCVSCGLCATVCPCNALMEKSMLGQAGFMTGLDEDMLEPMIDMVKKVEPNYQTVFAVSEMEAAMRETRTKKTKTVCTFCGVGCTFEVWTKDRKILKVEPTGEGPVNKFATCVKGKFGWDFVNSEKRITTPLIREGNEFVPASWEDAIHLVATKLREIQAKYGNDSIGFISSSKTTNEENYLMQKLARQVFETNNIDNCSRYCQAPASDGLTRTVGIGADSGTVEDIESAGLVIIVGASPADGHPVLASRIKRAQKTRGQKLIVSDLRKHEMAERSDLFIHPKQGTDFVWLTAVAKYIIDQNWHDRVFMENRISNVADYLEFLEPFTLEYAEKETGLPVETLKLVAEMIHEADGTAVCWGMGVTQNIAGSHTSSAIANLLLVTGNFGRHGAGAYPLRGHNNVQGACDMGSLPNVLPGIQPLGNDEVRARFEEAYGVSISPEPGLKNNEMLDAIEAGTLHSMYVIGEEMAWVDSNSNHVQEILSSLDFFVVQDVFLSKTAQFADVVFPAAPSLEKEGTFTNTERRVQRLYEVLEPLGDSKPDWWIIQEVARACGRTDWNYDHPSEIMDEIASLAPFFAGVRYDRMQGFNSLVWPVSADGKDMPLLYEERFNFPDGKAQFSTLPYIAPITFPEEFNLTLNNGRLLEQFHEGNLTDKSKGLDYKLPEVFVEVSHELAKERDIESGSLVRLSSPYGRIKLRAVVTERMKGNEVYVPMHSVSSETAVNLLTSSAGDVRTKTPAYKQTKVNLTVLEKTGKNPLPDHNPRNRKRFPQNGAEVERKWSREDYQPISKVNCACGGNCGCGGKGRNH; this is encoded by the coding sequence ATGGGCGCAAAAGTATCAGTGCGAATTAATGGTGAGGCGCGGGATGTGGTGGAAGGAACGCGAATACTGGACTATTTAAATGCAGAAGGAATACAGCATCCGCATATTTGTTATAGTGAGCAAATCGGTCCTATTCAATCTTGTGACACGTGTATGTGTGAGGTTGACGGGGAGCTTATGCGGGCGTGCAGCACGAATCTTACAGATGGGATGGAAATTAAAACAAATTCAGAACTAGCTAAAGATGCTCAGTTAGAAGCAATGGACCGGATTTTGGAAAATCATTTACTATATTGTACGGTTTGTGATAATAATAATGGCAATTGCAAAGTACATAATACAACAGAACTGCTTGGCGTGGAAAAACAAGACCGCCCATACCGGGAAAAGGGCTACTTAAATGATTTTTCGCATCCATTTTATCGCTATGATCCGGATCAATGTATTCTTTGCGGGCGCTGTGTGGAGGCTTGTCAACAAGTTCAAGTGAATGAGACGCTTTCGATTGATTGGGAAAGAAGTCAGCCGAGGGTTATTTGGGATGATGATCGTCCAGCGAATTTATCATCTTGTGTTTCGTGCGGACTTTGTGCGACAGTATGCCCTTGTAACGCTTTAATGGAAAAATCAATGCTTGGTCAAGCTGGCTTTATGACGGGACTTGATGAAGACATGTTAGAACCAATGATTGATATGGTGAAAAAAGTCGAGCCAAATTATCAAACCGTTTTTGCAGTGTCGGAAATGGAAGCGGCGATGCGGGAAACGCGAACGAAAAAAACAAAAACAGTTTGTACATTTTGCGGGGTTGGTTGTACGTTTGAAGTATGGACGAAAGACCGCAAAATATTGAAAGTCGAGCCAACTGGGGAAGGTCCTGTGAACAAATTTGCTACGTGTGTGAAAGGGAAATTTGGTTGGGATTTTGTTAATAGTGAAAAACGGATTACGACACCACTGATTCGCGAAGGAAATGAATTTGTGCCAGCGAGTTGGGAAGATGCTATTCATCTAGTTGCAACCAAACTACGCGAAATTCAAGCTAAATATGGAAATGATTCGATTGGTTTTATTAGCTCTTCTAAAACGACTAACGAAGAAAATTATTTGATGCAAAAACTAGCGCGCCAAGTGTTCGAAACGAATAATATTGATAATTGTTCGCGTTATTGTCAGGCGCCTGCTTCGGATGGGCTTACTCGTACAGTTGGTATTGGCGCGGATTCAGGGACTGTAGAAGATATTGAAAGTGCGGGACTCGTGATTATTGTTGGCGCATCTCCAGCAGATGGCCATCCGGTACTTGCCAGCAGAATTAAACGAGCACAAAAAACACGCGGTCAAAAACTGATTGTTTCAGATTTGCGGAAACACGAAATGGCGGAGCGCTCAGATTTATTTATCCATCCAAAACAAGGAACTGACTTTGTTTGGTTAACAGCTGTCGCTAAATATATTATTGACCAAAATTGGCATGATCGGGTCTTTATGGAAAATCGAATTAGTAATGTGGCAGATTATCTAGAGTTTTTAGAACCATTTACATTAGAATACGCGGAAAAAGAAACGGGATTACCGGTTGAAACACTTAAATTAGTGGCGGAAATGATTCATGAAGCAGATGGGACAGCGGTTTGTTGGGGAATGGGAGTTACGCAAAACATTGCGGGATCGCATACATCATCAGCTATTGCTAACTTGCTTCTTGTAACTGGAAACTTCGGAAGACACGGGGCGGGCGCTTATCCGCTTAGAGGTCATAATAATGTTCAAGGCGCTTGTGATATGGGCTCATTACCAAATGTTTTACCAGGAATTCAGCCACTTGGAAATGATGAAGTTCGCGCTCGTTTTGAAGAAGCTTATGGGGTGTCAATTTCACCAGAACCAGGATTGAAAAATAACGAGATGCTTGATGCAATTGAAGCAGGCACACTTCATTCTATGTATGTCATTGGTGAGGAAATGGCTTGGGTTGACTCTAACTCTAATCACGTGCAAGAAATCCTTTCGAGCCTTGATTTCTTTGTTGTTCAAGATGTATTTCTATCAAAAACGGCTCAATTTGCCGATGTTGTTTTCCCAGCTGCTCCATCACTTGAAAAAGAAGGAACATTTACCAATACAGAGCGCCGTGTACAACGACTTTATGAAGTTTTAGAGCCGCTTGGAGATTCTAAACCAGATTGGTGGATTATTCAAGAAGTGGCAAGAGCATGTGGAAGAACAGATTGGAATTATGACCACCCGAGTGAAATTATGGACGAAATTGCAAGTTTAGCACCATTTTTTGCAGGTGTTCGTTATGATCGGATGCAAGGATTTAATAGCCTTGTGTGGCCAGTTAGTGCGGACGGGAAGGATATGCCGCTACTTTATGAAGAACGATTTAATTTCCCTGATGGCAAAGCACAGTTCTCGACATTGCCATATATTGCGCCGATTACTTTCCCGGAAGAATTTAATTTAACGCTTAATAATGGCCGTTTATTGGAACAATTCCATGAGGGTAATTTGACGGATAAATCAAAAGGCTTGGATTATAAATTACCGGAAGTGTTTGTGGAGGTTTCGCATGAATTAGCTAAAGAACGCGATATTGAAAGTGGTTCGCTCGTTCGTTTAAGTTCGCCGTATGGTCGCATCAAGCTTCGGGCGGTTGTTACTGAGCGGATGAAAGGCAATGAAGTCTATGTACCGATGCATTCAGTGAGTAGCGAAACAGCGGTAAACCTTTTAACTTCAAGTGCTGGGGACGTTCGGACAAAAACACCAGCATACAAACAAACCAAAGTAAATCTAACTGTACTTGAAAAAACTGGGAAAAATCCACTTCCAGATCACAATCCGCGGAACCGTAAAAGATTCCCGCAAAACGGGGCCGAGGTGGAGCGTAAGTGGTCGAGAGAAGATTATCAACCGATTTCTAAAGTGAACTGCGCCTGTGGTGGAAACTGCGGATGTGGGGGGAAAGGGAGGAATCATTGA
- a CDS encoding matrixin family metalloprotease produces MRKKTAVTILLFIVLLTTILMPTNANAYTKLGYSLSKSNAKNFKFYINGSAMGYKNIIINGAKSWNASPYLNTVSKGRDAKPHFIISSSTQDRGATIAVCETWAYKGSKLVAKNEITTFKAFRSLSVGDKTETIAHEFGHGLGLGHVKTKNAIMLDVGFTKKIKPQRDDLNGIKAIYK; encoded by the coding sequence ATGAGAAAAAAAACTGCGGTAACAATTTTGCTTTTTATTGTACTATTGACAACGATTCTAATGCCAACGAATGCAAATGCCTATACTAAATTAGGTTATTCTTTAAGTAAATCAAATGCTAAGAATTTTAAATTTTATATTAATGGGTCGGCGATGGGTTATAAAAATATAATTATTAATGGAGCAAAATCTTGGAATGCTTCTCCATATTTAAATACGGTAAGTAAGGGACGAGATGCAAAACCTCACTTTATAATTAGTAGTTCAACTCAGGACAGAGGGGCAACTATTGCTGTCTGTGAAACTTGGGCATATAAAGGGTCTAAATTAGTAGCGAAAAATGAAATAACTACTTTTAAAGCTTTTAGGTCTTTATCTGTAGGTGATAAGACTGAGACTATAGCTCACGAATTTGGCCATGGGCTTGGTTTAGGACATGTGAAAACGAAGAATGCAATCATGCTAGATGTTGGTTTTACAAAGAAAATAAAACCACAAAGGGATGATTTAAACGGTATTAAAGCAATATATAAATAA